Proteins encoded in a region of the Mucispirillum schaedleri ASF457 genome:
- a CDS encoding dicarboxylate/amino acid:cation symporter — translation MSLENQSTLKPVKFQAKLLIKIITAIIIGIVLGLILSLFSGGVVIAKILMIFNSIFSNFLSFIIPLLIIGLVAPGIGHLGRDAGKLLLITIVLAYAFTLFSGFSTYGIASLLYPFMLDGAALISPDADVSKGIQAYFTIDMPPIMSVTSALIFAFVLGFGLAVTKTEKIMDVVDDLRIIINKIISSVIIPLLPLYILTIFMSITYVGEIGKVLAVFIKIIILIFILTAVLLLIFFSIAGIVAHKNPLTLLKRMMPAYITALGTSSSAATIPVTLESTLSNGVRNSIASFAVPLCATINLSGSMLKIVACSLAVIYTTGMDISFSQYSAFIFTLAVAMVAAPGVPGGAIMTALAPLSAVLGFSQETNALMIALYIVMDSFGTATNVTGDGAIAVILDKIYKNDHNLTEDETES, via the coding sequence ATGAGTTTAGAAAATCAATCCACTTTAAAGCCTGTAAAATTTCAGGCAAAATTACTTATTAAAATAATTACAGCAATAATTATTGGTATTGTGCTGGGACTTATATTAAGCCTTTTTTCAGGCGGTGTTGTTATTGCAAAAATACTGATGATTTTTAATTCTATTTTTAGTAATTTTCTCAGCTTTATCATACCGCTTTTAATTATAGGGCTTGTGGCACCGGGCATTGGGCATCTTGGCAGAGATGCTGGTAAACTTCTACTTATTACTATTGTTCTGGCGTATGCTTTCACACTTTTTTCAGGCTTTTCTACTTATGGTATTGCATCTTTACTTTATCCTTTTATGCTTGACGGTGCAGCACTTATATCACCAGATGCAGATGTATCAAAAGGTATTCAAGCATATTTTACAATAGATATGCCGCCAATAATGTCTGTCACATCAGCATTAATATTTGCTTTTGTTTTAGGTTTTGGTTTAGCAGTTACAAAAACAGAAAAAATTATGGATGTTGTTGATGATTTAAGAATAATTATTAATAAAATTATTTCGTCAGTTATTATTCCACTGCTTCCGCTTTATATTTTAACTATTTTTATGAGTATAACTTATGTTGGTGAAATTGGTAAAGTTTTAGCAGTGTTTATTAAGATTATAATTTTAATATTTATTTTAACAGCTGTCTTATTGTTAATATTTTTCAGCATTGCAGGTATTGTAGCACATAAAAATCCACTCACACTGCTTAAAAGGATGATGCCTGCTTATATTACAGCCCTTGGCACTTCTTCTTCAGCTGCAACAATTCCTGTTACACTAGAGTCTACTTTATCAAATGGTGTTAGAAACTCTATTGCAAGCTTTGCTGTTCCACTATGTGCAACAATTAACCTTTCTGGCTCTATGCTTAAAATTGTAGCCTGCTCATTAGCAGTTATATATACAACTGGTATGGATATATCATTTTCTCAGTATTCTGCATTTATTTTTACATTAGCAGTTGCAATGGTTGCGGCTCCGGGTGTTCCGGGTGGTGCTATTATGACAGCTCTTGCACCATTATCAGCAGTTCTTGGTTTTTCTCAAGAAACAAATGCATTAATGATAGCATTATATATTGTTATGGATAGTTTTGGCACGGCAACAAATGTTACTGGTGATGGTGCTATTGCAGTTATTCTTGATAAAATCTATAAGAATGACCATAATCTTACAGAAGATGAGACTGAATCTTAA
- a CDS encoding metallophosphoesterase family protein encodes MKNILKKTVYIIIILLIIFILLSIFLYFFTRHHLDFQPENKDIDKIIIYGDVRSGYLTHIRIADMIYQEKPDMVIFTGDIASNSRNYIHYMQHTIFEKKLWDNAEYYPVRGNHESTYWLYDAFFDLPNDMSYYSFDRMGMHFIVLDCWNVYAPLEKTQLEWLKNDLEANKNKPISVAMHVPLFTSGKYEPYNEPDLLELFDKYNVMFVFSAHVHSYERSLYKGTNYIVTAGGGAPLYPVTRDNPYRQIRKNVHHYTMLTKDNDTYMLKAVDIDGNIIDTVSTSLESIVKNKEK; translated from the coding sequence ATGAAAAATATTCTCAAAAAAACAGTATATATTATTATAATTCTATTAATTATATTTATTTTACTTTCTATATTTTTATACTTTTTTACCCGACATCATTTAGATTTTCAGCCAGAAAATAAAGATATAGATAAAATTATTATATATGGCGATGTTCGCTCAGGATATTTAACCCATATAAGAATTGCTGATATGATTTATCAAGAAAAGCCTGATATGGTTATTTTTACAGGCGATATTGCCTCAAACAGCAGAAATTATATTCATTATATGCAGCATACCATATTTGAAAAAAAATTATGGGATAATGCAGAATATTATCCTGTAAGGGGCAATCATGAATCTACCTACTGGCTTTATGATGCTTTTTTTGATTTGCCAAATGATATGTCATATTATTCTTTTGATAGAATGGGTATGCACTTTATTGTGCTTGATTGCTGGAATGTATATGCTCCACTTGAAAAAACTCAGCTGGAATGGCTTAAAAATGATTTAGAAGCAAATAAGAATAAACCAATTTCTGTTGCTATGCATGTGCCGCTTTTTACATCAGGCAAATATGAGCCATATAATGAGCCAGACTTATTAGAACTTTTTGATAAATATAATGTAATGTTTGTATTTTCTGCCCATGTTCATTCTTATGAAAGGTCATTATATAAAGGGACAAACTATATAGTAACTGCCGGCGGCGGTGCTCCACTTTATCCTGTGACAAGAGATAACCCTTATAGACAGATAAGAAAAAATGTTCACCATTATACAATGCTTACAAAAGATAATGACACATATATGCTTAAAGCAGTAGATATAGATGGAAATATTATAGATACAGTAAGTACTTCATTAGAAAGTATTGTGAAAAATAAGGAAAAATAA
- a CDS encoding metallophosphoesterase family protein has protein sequence MILNIIFVIFFIICVFFTLVLFIYFLVRHRLKFDPADKNINKIVIYGDVRSSYKMHNHIANMIKKENPDMILFTGDIASNSHNFLHYLIFSIIENKLWKKCEYFPVRGNHEAEIHHYQIFLDLPKNKTYYSFDRMGMHFIVLDVIDESLHTELITWLKDDLEKNKNKNISVGLHYPLFTSGKYYPYQAPYLLELFDKYNVMFVFSAHVHSYERSIYKKTNYIVTAGGGAPLYPASIENKYKVCRVNDHHYCVMTRNDKDEYTIKVIDKDGSKIDEVTSSKAEITAGKLCTDI, from the coding sequence ATGATATTAAATATTATATTTGTTATTTTTTTTATAATTTGTGTTTTTTTTACACTGGTTTTATTTATCTATTTTCTTGTCCGCCACAGGCTGAAATTTGACCCTGCTGATAAAAACATTAATAAAATAGTAATATATGGTGATGTGCGTTCAAGCTATAAAATGCATAACCATATTGCAAATATGATAAAAAAAGAAAATCCTGATATGATACTTTTTACTGGTGATATAGCTTCTAACAGCCACAATTTTCTCCATTACCTTATATTCAGCATTATAGAAAATAAACTTTGGAAAAAATGCGAATATTTCCCTGTAAGAGGAAACCATGAAGCTGAAATACACCATTATCAAATCTTTTTAGACTTGCCAAAAAATAAAACATACTATTCTTTTGACAGAATGGGTATGCACTTTATTGTGCTTGATGTTATTGATGAAAGTCTGCATACAGAGCTGATTACATGGCTTAAAGATGATTTAGAAAAAAACAAAAATAAAAATATAAGTGTTGGTCTGCATTACCCGCTTTTTACATCAGGCAAATATTACCCATACCAAGCACCATATTTACTGGAACTTTTTGATAAATATAATGTAATGTTTGTATTTTCTGCCCATGTTCATTCTTATGAAAGGTCAATATATAAAAAGACAAATTATATAGTAACTGCTGGCGGCGGTGCTCCACTTTATCCTGCATCTATTGAAAATAAATATAAAGTATGCAGGGTTAATGACCACCATTACTGTGTTATGACAAGAAATGATAAAGATGAATACACTATAAAAGTAATAGATAAAGACGGCAGCAAAATAGATGAAGTAACATCATCTAAAGCAGAAATAACAGCAGGTAAATTATGCACAGATATTTAA
- a CDS encoding LTA synthase family protein, whose amino-acid sequence MHRYLKLLYAVLIGLAIFTVIRLIIFTVYFDLFKENSAWSIFLALLHGIRFDTSIFLTIISPFIVLLLLPVNSQKYHKIIYWLMFPVYAVITIYLVIDAVYFGYVSRHLAGEFAALGNDYEFIYTMAKTYFYMVFIVLAIIAVCGFFWKKFADIKVKDVNISRNSLIKSALYFILIGGIVFIFIRSSFDIKPISTINAFVSGNNALANLTLNGLFTSLRYMTENEAVSKDMYSFYDDRQAHEFILSLKHENCTHPYTEIKRPNIIFILLESWSSYYVDAFSGSNMQLTPNFNRLASNRGGIIFSNHYSPERRSISAIQAILLGIPPMDNIPKLGFGLETIAGSGNLASNLKENGYDTVFIQASKRNSFYLDVIAKSIGFQEYYGMEDIKQILDYPDYKASQFGWDYETYMKLAEVLKNKGKDKPFFAFLFTGTTHIPYAEPNKINVKFPHDINSENGFKNTLVYADWSLGEFIKKIENEEYFKNTIFIFTADHVLGNFEKQEFPDDFKVPLLIWSPSFKGNQKITSSTNHVDLPPTILGLAGLNDNLSEYIGENIFCKDNNSYSIIHTWGSAAIIKNHEWLKHSFKYMLESSPKNMEQDEKDYLSKILLSYYQESYNIMTKGKK is encoded by the coding sequence ATGCACAGATATTTAAAACTTCTTTATGCTGTTTTAATTGGCCTTGCAATATTTACAGTTATCAGGCTGATAATATTCACAGTTTATTTTGATTTATTTAAAGAAAACAGTGCATGGAGCATATTTTTAGCACTGCTCCACGGCATAAGGTTTGATACATCTATCTTTTTAACAATAATATCGCCTTTTATTGTGCTTTTACTATTGCCTGTTAATTCTCAAAAATATCATAAAATAATATACTGGCTTATGTTTCCAGTATATGCAGTAATTACCATATACCTTGTTATAGATGCTGTATATTTTGGCTATGTTTCAAGACATCTGGCAGGTGAATTTGCCGCATTAGGCAATGATTATGAATTTATATATACAATGGCAAAAACTTACTTTTATATGGTGTTTATAGTATTAGCCATTATTGCAGTATGCGGTTTTTTCTGGAAAAAATTTGCAGATATTAAAGTAAAAGATGTAAATATTTCTAGAAACAGCTTAATTAAATCTGCACTTTATTTTATTCTTATAGGCGGCATTGTATTTATATTCATAAGAAGCAGTTTTGATATTAAACCAATAAGCACAATTAATGCTTTTGTAAGTGGAAATAATGCACTTGCCAACCTTACTTTAAATGGATTATTTACATCTCTTAGATATATGACGGAAAATGAAGCAGTGTCTAAAGATATGTATTCATTTTATGATGACAGGCAGGCACATGAATTTATACTGTCATTGAAACATGAAAACTGCACTCATCCTTATACTGAAATTAAAAGACCTAATATTATTTTTATCCTGCTTGAAAGCTGGAGCAGTTATTATGTAGATGCTTTTTCAGGCTCTAATATGCAGCTGACACCAAACTTTAACAGACTTGCATCTAATAGGGGGGGGATTATATTTAGTAACCACTATTCCCCTGAAAGACGCAGTATATCTGCAATACAAGCTATCCTTTTAGGCATACCTCCTATGGATAATATTCCAAAACTTGGCTTTGGTCTGGAAACTATTGCAGGAAGCGGCAATCTTGCTTCAAACCTTAAAGAAAATGGATATGACACAGTCTTTATACAGGCATCAAAAAGAAACTCTTTTTACCTTGATGTGATTGCAAAATCAATTGGATTTCAGGAATATTATGGTATGGAAGATATTAAGCAGATACTAGACTATCCAGACTATAAAGCATCTCAGTTTGGCTGGGACTATGAAACATATATGAAACTTGCAGAAGTTCTTAAAAATAAAGGAAAAGATAAACCATTTTTTGCATTTTTATTTACAGGCACAACCCATATTCCTTATGCTGAGCCAAATAAAATAAATGTAAAATTTCCACATGATATAAACAGTGAAAATGGCTTTAAAAATACACTTGTATATGCTGACTGGAGTTTAGGCGAATTTATTAAAAAAATAGAAAATGAAGAATATTTTAAAAATACCATATTTATTTTTACAGCAGACCATGTATTAGGCAACTTTGAAAAGCAGGAATTTCCAGATGATTTTAAAGTGCCGCTTTTAATATGGTCTCCATCATTTAAGGGAAATCAAAAAATTACATCTTCAACTAATCATGTAGATTTACCACCTACTATTTTAGGGCTTGCAGGACTTAATGATAATCTATCAGAATATATTGGTGAAAACATATTCTGCAAAGATAATAACAGCTACAGCATAATTCACACATGGGGCTCTGCTGCAATAATTAAAAATCATGAATGGCTGAAACATTCATTTAAATATATGCTTGAAAGCAGTCCAAAAAATATGGAACAGGACGAAAAAGATTATCTATCAAAAATACTTCTTTCATATTATCAGGAAAGTTATAATATCATGACAAAGGGGAAAAAATAA
- the thpR gene encoding RNA 2',3'-cyclic phosphodiesterase, producing the protein MRAFIGLEIPENIRTLYTSSCKTLHNSANMSFVRLNKMHITLAFFSDLSDTHIKDIKNILCHLKREQFEIKCENIGLFKRKGIPSTVFIKIVSDELKNYTEQLHQKLKELNILFDDRKPYTPHITLGRIKEMKNEQEFTKSYRYIAENFHSSSFMVENINLYSSDMVVYKKEVSEEFIKIYSEEENNITN; encoded by the coding sequence ATGCGTGCATTTATAGGCCTTGAAATACCAGAAAATATTAGAACATTGTATACATCATCATGCAAAACATTACACAATAGTGCAAATATGTCTTTTGTCCGTCTTAATAAAATGCACATAACTCTTGCATTTTTTTCAGATTTGTCAGATACACACATAAAAGATATTAAAAATATACTCTGCCATCTAAAAAGGGAACAGTTTGAAATAAAATGTGAAAATATTGGGCTTTTTAAAAGGAAAGGTATACCATCAACTGTATTTATTAAAATAGTTTCTGATGAATTAAAAAATTATACAGAACAGCTTCATCAAAAATTAAAAGAATTAAACATACTTTTTGATGACAGGAAACCATATACTCCACATATTACACTTGGAAGAATAAAAGAAATGAAAAACGAACAGGAATTTACAAAAAGTTACAGATATATTGCTGAAAATTTTCATTCATCATCTTTTATGGTGGAAAATATTAATTTATACAGCAGTGATATGGTAGTATATAAAAAAGAAGTTAGTGAAGAATTTATTAAAATATATTCAGAAGAAGAAAATAATATTACAAACTAA